One segment of Rhipicephalus sanguineus isolate Rsan-2018 chromosome 6, BIME_Rsan_1.4, whole genome shotgun sequence DNA contains the following:
- the LOC119397936 gene encoding sodium-coupled monocarboxylate transporter 1 (The sequence of the model RefSeq protein was modified relative to this genomic sequence to represent the inferred CDS: added 93 bases not found in genome assembly) yields the protein MPAHTFVALDYVVLISLLVLSAGIGVLFAWRDRRKNNNRQFLTANRELSWVPVSLSMMASFLSSTSVLGMPSEVFVRGSTMWTGAIGTTLAILMAAFIFMPMFYKMDVTSINEYLEKRFSSRGVRKMGSIIFIAHTMIYLGVALYGPSLALGSVTGLPVWSSILVNGAVCTFYTSIGGIKAVVWTDVVQVVLIFTAYIMVIACGLHYLGGFGVMWQNAKNGGRVIFTNFDTSPYETYTTWTMVLGFTVTLMGMYCANQTQAQRYTSIGSLKGARKALMLNVPGMALNMIMTVLSGLTLYAVYGRCDPRLTGDIRKADQLMPYIIQDLLYEYPGLSGLMAAAVYSSSLR from the exons ATGCCAGCACACACATTTGTCGCTTTGGACTACGTGGTGTTGATTTCACTACTGGTACTGTCGGCTGGAATCGGCGTGCTGTTCGCCTGGCGCGACCGTCGAAAGAACAACAACAGACAGTTCCTGACAGCCAACAGGGAGCTCAGTTGGGTGCCGGTGTCCCTGTCAATGATGGCGAGTTTCCTCTCGAGCACTTCGGTGCTCGGCATGCCTTCGGAGGTGTTCGTGCGTGGTTCGACTATGTGGACTGGCGCGATAGGGACAACTTTGGCGATCCTCATGGCTGCGTTCATCTTCATGCCCATGTTCTACAAGATGGACGTCACCAGCATCAACGAG TACCTGGAGAAGAGGTTTTCGTCACGGGGCGTCAGGAAAATGGGATCGATAATTTTTATCGCACACACG ATGATTTACCTGGGTGTGGCGTTGTACGGTCCTTCACTGGCTCTTGGATCTG TGACCGGTTTACCGGTATGGTCTTCTATACTCGTGAATGGGGCCGTCTGCACATTCTATACATCAATA GGCGGTATCAAGGCTGTGGTATGGACCGACGTCGTCCAAGTGGTCCTCATATTCACTGCATACATCATGGTCATCGCATGC GGCTTGCATTACTTGGGAGGCTTCGGTGTCATGTGGCAGAACGCGAAGAATGGAGGCCGCGTGATATTCACTAA TTTCGACACAAGCCCGTACGAGACGTACACTACGTGGACAATGGTTCTTGGTTTTACCGTCACGCTGATGGGCATGTACTGCGCCAATCAGACACAGGCGCAGCGCTATACCAGCATCGGATCATTGAAAGGCGCCCGCAA AGCTCTGATGCTGAACGTTCCGGGCATGGCGCTTAACATGATAATGACTGTGCTGTCAGGGCTGACTCTGTACGCAGTGTATGGGCGCTGCGATCCCAGACTTACGGGAGACATCCGCAAGGCAGACCAG